In one window of Rhizobium oryzihabitans DNA:
- a CDS encoding carbonic anhydrase, giving the protein MKDFPENLLNGYKNFMSGRYADERERYRVLAETGQKPQTLFIACCDSRSAPETIFDCGPGELFVVRNVANMVPPFEPDGQYHATSAAIEYAVQVLKVKDIVVMGHGRCGGIQAALDPNLEPLSPGDFIGKWMNMVKSAAEQIQSNDVMTASERQTALERVSIRNSIANLRGFPFVKAQETAGKVKLHGAWFDISTGELWVMDGKTGDFRRPDL; this is encoded by the coding sequence ATGAAAGATTTTCCGGAAAACCTTCTCAACGGCTACAAGAACTTCATGAGCGGCCGCTATGCCGACGAGCGCGAAAGATATCGCGTTCTGGCCGAGACCGGACAGAAACCGCAGACCCTGTTCATTGCCTGTTGTGACTCCCGTTCGGCGCCGGAAACCATTTTCGACTGCGGACCGGGAGAGCTTTTCGTCGTCCGCAACGTCGCCAACATGGTGCCGCCCTTCGAGCCGGACGGGCAATACCACGCCACCTCGGCGGCCATCGAATATGCCGTTCAGGTTCTGAAGGTGAAGGATATCGTTGTCATGGGCCACGGCCGCTGCGGCGGCATTCAGGCAGCGCTCGACCCCAATCTTGAGCCGCTGTCGCCGGGCGACTTCATCGGCAAATGGATGAACATGGTCAAATCAGCGGCCGAGCAGATCCAGAGCAACGATGTCATGACCGCATCCGAGCGCCAGACGGCGCTGGAACGCGTTTCCATCCGCAACTCCATCGCCAATCTGCGCGGCTTCCCCTTCGTCAAGGCACAGGAAACCGCCGGCAAGGTCAAGCTGCATGGCGCTTGGTTCGATATTTCGACCGGCGAATTGTGGGTGATGGACGGCAAGACAGGTGATTTTCGTCGTCCGGATCTGTGA
- a CDS encoding MFS transporter: MANVAAVSGAARPMTGEEKKVIFASSLGTVFEWYDFYLYGSLAIYIGANFFSQYPETTRNIFALLAFAAGFLVRPFGALVFGRLGDIVGRKYTFLITILIMGVSTFLVGVLPGASQIGIAAPIILIVLRMLQGLALGGEYGGAATYVAEHAPNGRRGYYTSWIQTTATLGLFLSLVVILGVQFALGKEAFAAWGWRIPFLVSVLLLGVSVWIRLKMNESPAFKKMKEEGKTSKAPLSEAFGQWKNAKIALLALVGAVIGQAVVWYTGQFYALFFLQSILKVDGQSANIMVAAALILGTSFFVIFGWLSDKIGRKPIIMAGLVLAMLTYFPLFKALTWAGNPALAEAQSTVRATVTAAPGDCKFQFNPTGTAKFTTSCDIATSFLTRNSVPYDVVAGTAGQPASVKIGDATIASYDAIAAGADAAAKDKAFQKQVNIALHDSGYPLVRGAVQVPDAKLDAFIAANPELGLNADAVRATDKKMVATDKLVADKLLTPAETAGAAEMAVYSIAGGGTFAMVADPAAVNWVVIIAVLTVLVIYVTMVYGPIAALLVELFPTRIRYSGMSLPYHIGNGWFGGLLPATAFAMSAAKGDIYYGLWYPIIFAGITLVIGLLFLPETKDRDIHTME, encoded by the coding sequence ATGGCAAACGTTGCAGCCGTGAGCGGCGCCGCCCGTCCCATGACGGGTGAGGAGAAGAAGGTGATTTTCGCCTCTTCTCTCGGAACAGTCTTCGAATGGTACGATTTCTATCTGTACGGCTCGCTCGCGATCTATATCGGCGCGAACTTCTTCAGCCAGTATCCGGAAACGACACGCAATATCTTCGCGCTTCTGGCATTTGCCGCAGGCTTCCTCGTGCGCCCCTTCGGCGCGCTGGTGTTCGGCCGTCTGGGCGACATTGTCGGCCGTAAATATACCTTCCTGATCACCATTCTCATCATGGGCGTTTCGACCTTCCTCGTCGGCGTCCTGCCCGGTGCATCCCAGATCGGCATTGCAGCTCCGATCATCCTGATCGTCCTGCGCATGCTTCAGGGTCTGGCGCTCGGCGGCGAATATGGCGGTGCCGCAACTTACGTGGCCGAACACGCCCCGAATGGCCGCAGGGGTTATTACACCTCGTGGATCCAGACGACGGCGACGCTCGGCCTGTTCCTGTCGCTGGTGGTCATTCTCGGCGTGCAGTTCGCACTCGGCAAGGAAGCCTTCGCCGCCTGGGGCTGGCGCATTCCCTTCCTCGTTTCGGTTCTGCTGCTCGGCGTATCGGTCTGGATTCGTCTGAAAATGAACGAATCCCCCGCCTTCAAGAAGATGAAGGAAGAGGGCAAGACCTCCAAGGCGCCGCTCAGCGAAGCCTTCGGCCAGTGGAAAAATGCCAAGATCGCCCTGCTTGCCCTCGTCGGCGCCGTCATCGGTCAGGCCGTCGTCTGGTACACAGGCCAGTTCTACGCGCTGTTCTTCCTGCAGAGCATTCTGAAAGTGGACGGCCAGTCCGCCAATATCATGGTCGCGGCAGCGCTCATCCTCGGCACCAGCTTCTTCGTGATCTTCGGCTGGCTTTCCGACAAGATCGGCCGCAAGCCGATCATCATGGCCGGCCTCGTTCTCGCCATGCTGACCTATTTCCCGCTGTTCAAGGCGCTCACCTGGGCGGGTAACCCGGCACTTGCGGAAGCGCAATCCACCGTTCGCGCCACCGTGACCGCTGCCCCCGGCGACTGCAAGTTCCAGTTCAACCCGACAGGCACGGCGAAATTCACCACATCCTGCGACATCGCCACCTCGTTCCTGACACGCAACTCCGTTCCCTATGACGTCGTCGCGGGAACGGCAGGCCAGCCGGCGAGCGTCAAGATCGGCGATGCCACCATTGCCAGCTACGATGCTATCGCAGCCGGTGCCGATGCCGCCGCCAAGGACAAGGCATTCCAGAAGCAGGTCAACATCGCACTGCACGACAGCGGCTATCCGCTGGTGCGCGGCGCGGTGCAGGTGCCGGATGCGAAACTGGACGCCTTCATTGCCGCAAACCCGGAACTCGGCCTCAATGCCGACGCGGTTCGCGCCACCGACAAGAAAATGGTGGCAACCGACAAGCTGGTGGCGGACAAGCTGCTGACACCGGCGGAAACCGCCGGAGCAGCCGAAATGGCCGTATACAGCATTGCCGGCGGCGGCACCTTCGCCATGGTTGCCGATCCGGCCGCCGTGAACTGGGTCGTCATCATTGCGGTTCTGACTGTCCTCGTGATCTATGTGACGATGGTCTACGGCCCGATCGCCGCCCTGCTGGTCGAACTGTTCCCGACCCGCATCCGCTACTCCGGCATGTCGCTGCCCTATCACATCGGCAACGGCTGGTTCGGCGGCCTTCTGCCCGCCACCGCCTTTGCGATGAGCGCTGCGAAGGGCGATATCTACTATGGTCTCTGGTATCCGATCATTTTCGCAGGCATCACGCTGGTCATCGGCCTGCTGTTCCTGCCGGAAACCAAGGATCGCGACATCCACACCATGGAGTGA
- the rutF gene encoding NADH-dependent FMN reductase RutF produces MQMMSLEKEADMETKTAQQRSLEYRNAMARLGAAVNIVTTDGAAGRAGFAATAVCSVSDNPPTLLVCLNRNASAYKVVKANGVICINTLASKHEVLSTLFGGKTPAEERFAAGSWGVLETGAPVLEDALVSFDCRIREAHDGGTHDILICEVVDMKINEGDEALMYFNRRYRVL; encoded by the coding sequence ATGCAGATGATGTCTCTTGAAAAGGAAGCGGATATGGAGACGAAGACTGCACAGCAGCGCAGCCTCGAATACAGAAACGCCATGGCGCGGCTCGGTGCGGCGGTCAATATCGTCACCACGGATGGTGCGGCAGGCCGGGCGGGCTTTGCCGCGACGGCGGTTTGCAGCGTTTCCGACAATCCGCCCACGCTTCTCGTCTGCCTCAACCGCAATGCCTCCGCGTACAAGGTGGTGAAGGCTAACGGCGTCATCTGCATCAATACGCTTGCTTCAAAACACGAGGTGCTGAGCACCCTCTTCGGCGGCAAGACGCCGGCGGAAGAGCGTTTCGCCGCCGGGAGTTGGGGTGTGCTTGAAACCGGTGCCCCGGTTCTGGAGGACGCGCTCGTTTCCTTCGATTGCCGCATCCGCGAGGCGCATGACGGCGGTACGCATGATATTCTGATCTGCGAGGTTGTGGATATGAAGATCAATGAAGGTGATGAGGCGCTGATGTATTTCAACCGGCGTTACCGGGTGCTTTGA
- a CDS encoding aspartate-semialdehyde dehydrogenase, with protein sequence MGFKVAIVGATGNVGREMLNILAERGFPADEVVPLASSRSQGTEVSYGDRTLKVANLENYDFSDTDICLMSAGGEISKKWSPKIGQQGCVVIDNSSAWRYDQDVPLIVPEVNADAVEGFTRKNIIANPNCSTAQLVVALKPLHDFAKIKRVVVSTYQSVSGAGKEGMDELFQQTRAVFVADPVETKKFTKRIAFNVIPHIDVFMEDGYTKEEWKVLAETKKMLDPKIKVTCTAVRVPVFIGHSESVNIEFENEITADQARDILREAPGCLVIDKHEDGGYITPVESAGEDATYISRIREDATVENGLNIWVVSDNLRKGAALNAIQIAELLVNRGLIKPRKAAA encoded by the coding sequence ATGGGTTTCAAAGTTGCAATTGTAGGCGCCACCGGCAATGTCGGTCGCGAAATGCTCAATATCCTGGCCGAACGTGGTTTTCCCGCAGATGAAGTCGTGCCGCTTGCCTCCTCCCGCTCGCAGGGCACGGAAGTCTCCTATGGCGACCGCACGCTGAAGGTTGCCAACCTCGAAAATTACGATTTTTCCGACACGGATATTTGCCTGATGTCGGCCGGCGGCGAGATTTCCAAGAAGTGGTCGCCGAAGATCGGCCAGCAGGGCTGCGTTGTCATCGATAACTCTTCCGCATGGCGCTATGATCAGGACGTTCCGCTGATCGTGCCGGAAGTCAATGCCGATGCCGTCGAGGGCTTTACCCGCAAGAACATCATCGCCAACCCGAATTGCTCCACGGCCCAGCTCGTCGTCGCGCTGAAGCCGCTGCATGACTTCGCCAAGATCAAGCGCGTCGTTGTCTCCACCTATCAGTCTGTTTCCGGCGCCGGCAAGGAAGGCATGGACGAGCTGTTCCAGCAGACCCGCGCCGTCTTCGTGGCCGATCCGGTCGAAACCAAGAAGTTCACCAAGCGCATCGCCTTCAACGTCATTCCGCATATCGATGTCTTCATGGAAGACGGTTATACCAAGGAAGAGTGGAAGGTTCTGGCTGAAACCAAGAAGATGCTCGATCCGAAGATCAAGGTGACCTGCACGGCCGTGCGCGTTCCCGTCTTCATCGGCCATTCGGAATCGGTCAACATCGAGTTCGAAAACGAGATCACCGCCGATCAGGCGCGCGATATCCTGCGCGAAGCGCCGGGTTGCCTCGTCATCGACAAGCACGAGGATGGCGGCTACATCACGCCGGTTGAATCTGCCGGTGAGGACGCGACCTATATTTCGCGTATCCGCGAGGATGCAACGGTCGAAAACGGCCTCAACATCTGGGTCGTTTCGGACAATCTGCGCAAGGGTGCAGCACTCAACGCCATCCAGATCGCCGAACTGCTGGTCAATCGTGGTCTCATCAAGCCCCGCAAGGCGGCTGCCTGA
- a CDS encoding phospholipase D-like domain-containing protein, producing MLDLVIAYWPHILAVLSILMGTVAAVHATMTKEEVRSALGWVGVIVLSPIVGAVIYAIAGINRIRRSNITQQRSFMLDEIMDRVARLDASGELIAARFGRRFEAMKTLGDRVTRHALTTGNTIEPLVTGDAAYAAMLEAIGEAKRSIILETYIFDNDRIGARFVTALERAKFRGVEVRVLIDAVGARYSVPSILPTLREKGIVADVFNGNVIMGLRLPYANLRTHRKILVVDGRIAFSGGMNIREGFTFEFGGEKQSHDTHFKISGPVVSDFFSIAAEDWRFTTGERLDQPVWDIAIPDGVPGSQIVARVSSSGPDRSIETSHKMLMGAFSVARSSILIMSPYFLPDRELISALITAARRGVVVDIIVPQSNNLVLVDRAMTAQFDQMLKNYCRIWRATGAFNHSKLLVIDERWTYIGSSNLDPRSLRLNFEIDLEVMDEEFAATIGNRIRDARASALPVRLSELNARPFVVRLGERVLWLASPYL from the coding sequence ATGCTCGATCTCGTCATCGCCTATTGGCCGCATATCCTTGCCGTTCTCTCCATTTTGATGGGAACCGTGGCGGCCGTGCACGCAACCATGACGAAGGAGGAGGTCCGCTCGGCGCTTGGCTGGGTGGGCGTCATCGTGCTGTCGCCGATTGTCGGTGCCGTCATCTATGCCATTGCCGGCATTAACCGCATTCGCCGGTCTAACATCACGCAGCAGCGATCCTTCATGCTGGACGAGATCATGGATCGCGTGGCGCGTCTCGACGCGAGCGGCGAACTCATCGCCGCTCGGTTCGGACGCCGTTTCGAGGCGATGAAGACGCTGGGTGACCGGGTGACGCGCCATGCGCTGACAACGGGAAACACAATCGAGCCGCTTGTGACCGGTGATGCCGCTTATGCCGCCATGCTGGAAGCGATCGGGGAGGCGAAGCGGTCGATCATTCTCGAAACATATATTTTCGACAATGACAGGATCGGCGCGCGCTTTGTGACGGCGCTGGAAAGGGCGAAGTTTCGCGGCGTTGAAGTCAGGGTGCTCATCGATGCCGTGGGTGCGCGTTATTCCGTACCGAGCATTCTGCCGACGCTCAGGGAAAAGGGCATCGTCGCCGATGTCTTCAACGGCAATGTCATCATGGGGCTGCGCCTGCCCTATGCGAATTTGCGCACCCACCGCAAGATACTGGTGGTGGACGGGCGCATCGCCTTTAGCGGCGGCATGAATATCCGCGAAGGTTTCACCTTCGAATTCGGTGGCGAAAAACAGTCGCATGACACCCATTTCAAGATCAGCGGCCCGGTTGTGTCTGATTTTTTCTCCATCGCGGCGGAGGACTGGCGGTTCACGACGGGGGAGCGTCTGGATCAGCCGGTCTGGGACATCGCCATTCCTGATGGCGTACCGGGATCGCAGATCGTTGCGCGGGTCTCCTCTTCCGGACCGGACAGGAGCATCGAGACCAGTCACAAGATGCTGATGGGTGCGTTTTCCGTCGCCCGCTCCTCCATTCTCATCATGTCGCCCTATTTTCTCCCCGATCGGGAGCTTATTTCGGCACTCATTACCGCAGCGAGGCGGGGGGTCGTGGTGGATATCATCGTGCCGCAGAGCAACAATCTGGTGCTTGTGGACAGGGCGATGACGGCGCAGTTCGACCAGATGCTGAAGAATTACTGCCGTATCTGGCGGGCAACGGGGGCTTTCAATCATTCCAAGCTTCTGGTGATCGATGAGCGCTGGACCTATATCGGCTCTTCCAACCTCGATCCGCGTTCCCTGCGGCTGAACTTCGAAATCGATCTCGAAGTCATGGATGAGGAATTTGCCGCGACGATCGGAAATCGCATCCGGGATGCGCGGGCGAGCGCTTTACCGGTCCGGCTGAGCGAACTGAATGCGCGGCCATTCGTTGTCCGTCTGGGGGAGCGTGTCCTGTGGCTCGCTTCGCCTTATCTTTAG
- the rutC gene encoding pyrimidine utilization protein C, which produces MPKKIVVPAGTSKPIAPFSPGTLADGVVYVSGTLPFDKDNNVVHVGDASAQTRHVLETIKSVIETAGGTMEDVTMNHIFITDWANYQAVNTVYAEYFPGDKPARYCIQCGLVKPDALVEIATVAHIGK; this is translated from the coding sequence ATGCCGAAGAAGATTGTCGTGCCCGCCGGCACCAGCAAACCCATCGCTCCCTTTTCACCGGGAACCCTTGCCGATGGCGTGGTTTACGTTTCCGGCACGCTGCCTTTCGACAAGGACAATAATGTCGTGCATGTGGGCGATGCGAGCGCGCAGACCCGCCATGTTCTGGAGACCATCAAGTCCGTCATCGAAACCGCCGGCGGCACGATGGAGGACGTGACGATGAACCATATCTTCATCACCGACTGGGCCAACTACCAGGCCGTCAACACGGTCTATGCCGAATATTTCCCCGGCGACAAGCCGGCGCGTTATTGCATCCAGTGCGGCCTCGTGAAGCCCGACGCGCTGGTGGAAATCGCCACCGTCGCCCATATCGGCAAATAG
- a CDS encoding malonic semialdehyde reductase, protein MTTALDDKALAALFTAARTHNGWADRPVGDETLRELYDLTKMGPTSANCSPGRFVFVRSQEAKEKLRPALSSGNLEKTMAAPVTVIAAIDREFYEKLPMLFPHADARSWFTSSPDVAEETAFRNATLQAGYLILAARSLGLDTGAMSGFDKGKVDTAFFAGTTWKSNFLINLGYGDPSKLFGRLPRLGFEEACVLA, encoded by the coding sequence ATGACCACAGCACTCGACGACAAGGCACTTGCAGCACTTTTCACCGCGGCGCGCACCCATAATGGCTGGGCTGACAGGCCGGTCGGCGACGAGACGCTGAGAGAGCTTTACGATCTGACGAAGATGGGTCCGACCTCGGCCAATTGCTCGCCGGGGCGTTTCGTGTTCGTGCGCAGCCAGGAAGCGAAAGAAAAACTGCGGCCGGCGCTTTCTTCGGGCAATCTCGAAAAGACCATGGCAGCACCCGTCACCGTGATCGCCGCCATCGACCGCGAATTTTACGAGAAACTGCCGATGCTGTTTCCGCATGCCGATGCCCGTTCGTGGTTCACCTCCAGCCCTGATGTGGCCGAGGAAACGGCCTTCCGCAATGCCACGTTGCAGGCGGGTTATCTCATCCTAGCAGCCCGGTCGTTGGGACTGGATACCGGGGCAATGTCCGGTTTCGACAAAGGCAAGGTGGATACGGCGTTTTTCGCAGGCACGACGTGGAAGTCCAATTTCCTGATCAATCTCGGCTATGGCGATCCGTCGAAACTCTTCGGTCGCCTGCCGCGCCTTGGCTTTGAAGAGGCCTGTGTCCTGGCTTGA
- the pdxY gene encoding pyridoxal kinase PdxY — MQENTQGAVIVISSHVMRGSVGNRAAVFALETLGYPVWAVPTIVMPWHPGHGPSTRMRFQDDDFDKAMTDLENAKWIGEVKAVLTGYFGSAAQVRAVARLIRNLKEKNPALIYACDPVMGDLGGLYIPLETAEAIRDHLIPLATVATPNRYELAWMSGAELESNNAIMDAALSLGPPKMLVTSAVPMMAGGTGNLYLSGRHALLAEHRAIENAPNGLGDLMSALFLARLLEGLDDEKALQLATASVFEILARTKKREMNELTLETDSSSLSTPMAMVQMRHLLHPSRSKRK, encoded by the coding sequence ATGCAGGAAAATACCCAAGGCGCCGTCATCGTCATTTCCAGCCACGTCATGCGTGGTTCCGTCGGCAATCGCGCAGCGGTCTTTGCGCTGGAGACCCTGGGGTATCCGGTCTGGGCGGTGCCCACCATCGTCATGCCCTGGCACCCCGGCCACGGCCCCTCTACACGGATGCGCTTTCAGGACGACGACTTTGACAAGGCCATGACCGATCTTGAAAACGCCAAATGGATTGGCGAGGTCAAGGCCGTTCTGACCGGTTATTTCGGAAGCGCCGCACAGGTGCGCGCCGTCGCAAGGCTGATCCGCAATCTGAAGGAAAAGAACCCGGCGCTGATTTATGCCTGCGACCCGGTTATGGGCGATCTGGGCGGCCTTTACATTCCGCTTGAGACCGCCGAAGCGATCCGCGATCACCTCATCCCGCTTGCGACCGTCGCGACACCAAACCGCTACGAACTGGCTTGGATGAGCGGCGCCGAGCTTGAAAGCAACAATGCCATCATGGATGCGGCGCTCTCACTCGGGCCGCCGAAAATGCTGGTCACCTCGGCCGTGCCGATGATGGCGGGCGGCACCGGCAATCTTTATCTCAGCGGCAGGCACGCCCTGCTTGCCGAACACCGCGCCATCGAGAATGCGCCGAACGGGCTTGGCGACCTCATGTCCGCGCTGTTCCTCGCCCGCCTGCTCGAAGGCCTGGATGATGAAAAGGCGCTGCAGCTGGCCACCGCCAGCGTGTTCGAAATTCTGGCCCGCACGAAAAAACGCGAGATGAACGAACTGACGCTTGAGACCGATTCTTCAAGTCTTTCCACACCCATGGCCATGGTGCAGATGCGTCATCTCTTGCATCCTTCACGCAGCAAGCGCAAATAG
- a CDS encoding endonuclease/exonuclease/phosphatase family protein → MKKNGLLHSEKTALAKTSSLPAFVMQSLRDRRQRQNAEQAKTDHSFPVIASYNVHKCVGRDRKFDPDRTSRVIQEIGADIIALQEADSRFGERTGLLDLARLERESGLIPVPVQAGVKAHGWHGNVVLFKEGAVRDVHTLKLPGLEPRGALVVELDLKSGGTLRIIAAHFGLLRHSRAQQAKALIGLLDARDECATILMGDLNEWRLGNGSSLNTFRDAFGVLPPAVPSFPSNLPVLALDRIIANREGLIEQVEAHDSALARIASDHLPLKAAIRTDLLPA, encoded by the coding sequence GTGAAGAAAAACGGTTTGCTCCATAGTGAAAAAACGGCCCTGGCGAAGACCAGCAGCCTCCCGGCCTTCGTCATGCAGTCATTGCGCGACCGCCGTCAACGGCAGAATGCGGAGCAGGCGAAGACAGACCATTCCTTTCCCGTCATCGCTTCCTACAATGTGCATAAATGCGTGGGCCGCGACCGCAAGTTCGATCCGGATCGCACCAGCCGCGTCATTCAGGAGATCGGTGCTGACATCATCGCGCTGCAGGAGGCGGATAGCCGCTTCGGCGAGCGCACGGGCCTGCTTGATCTCGCCCGACTGGAGCGGGAAAGCGGGCTCATTCCCGTGCCGGTGCAGGCCGGGGTAAAGGCACATGGATGGCACGGCAATGTCGTGCTGTTCAAGGAAGGCGCGGTGAGGGACGTTCATACGCTGAAATTGCCGGGGCTTGAGCCGCGCGGTGCGCTTGTCGTGGAACTGGACCTGAAAAGCGGCGGCACGCTGCGCATCATCGCCGCGCATTTCGGTCTTCTGAGACATTCCCGCGCCCAGCAGGCCAAGGCGCTTATCGGTCTTCTGGACGCGCGCGATGAATGTGCGACCATTCTGATGGGAGACCTGAATGAATGGCGTCTCGGCAACGGTTCGTCGCTCAATACGTTCAGGGACGCTTTCGGCGTCCTGCCACCCGCCGTGCCGAGCTTTCCGTCCAATCTGCCGGTGCTGGCGCTCGACAGGATCATCGCCAATCGCGAGGGGCTGATCGAGCAGGTGGAGGCGCATGACAGCGCGCTGGCGCGCATCGCCTCGGACCACCTGCCGCTGAAGGCCGCAATCCGGACTGACCTGCTTCCGGCCTAG
- a CDS encoding NAD(P)(+) transhydrogenase (Re/Si-specific) subunit beta, which translates to MTIGIVSAAYVAAAVLFILSLGGLSGQESAKRAVWYGITGMGLAIVATVFGPEISKGVGQWLVVLLMLAGGSVLGYFVASRVQMTEMPQLVAALHSFVGLAAVFIGFNAHIEEAHVASLDETARSLLTGFSAILAHKTPVELAIMKVEVFLGVFIGAVTFTGSVVAFGKLAGKVDGKAKKLPGGHLLNAGAAILSLVLLIMYCNGAGAWTLVLMTLAAFFIGYHLIMGIGGADMPVVVSMLNSYSGWAAAAIGFTLGNDLLIVTGALVGSSGAILSYIMCKAMNRSFISVILGGFGGTTGPAMEIEGEQVAIDAEGVAAALNDADSVIIVPGYGMAVAQAQAAVSELTRKLRADGKTVRFAIHPVAGRLPGHMNVLLAEAKVPYDIVLEMDEINDDFPNTDVVIVIGSNDIVNPAAQDDPNSPIAGMPVLEVWKSKLVIVSKRGQGTGYSGIENPLFYKDNTRMFYGDAKKSINDLLPLIK; encoded by the coding sequence ATGACCATTGGTATCGTTTCCGCGGCCTATGTTGCCGCAGCCGTTCTTTTCATCCTTTCTCTTGGCGGCCTTTCCGGACAGGAAAGCGCAAAACGCGCCGTCTGGTACGGCATAACAGGCATGGGCCTCGCCATTGTCGCCACCGTCTTCGGCCCTGAAATCAGCAAGGGCGTCGGGCAGTGGCTCGTTGTGCTGCTGATGCTGGCGGGCGGCTCCGTTCTCGGTTATTTCGTCGCAAGCCGCGTGCAGATGACCGAAATGCCGCAGCTTGTTGCAGCCCTTCACTCCTTCGTCGGCCTCGCCGCCGTCTTCATCGGCTTCAACGCCCATATCGAGGAAGCGCATGTCGCCTCGCTCGATGAGACCGCGCGTTCGTTGCTGACCGGCTTTTCCGCCATCCTCGCCCACAAGACGCCAGTTGAACTGGCGATCATGAAGGTCGAGGTCTTCCTCGGCGTCTTCATCGGCGCGGTCACCTTCACCGGCTCCGTCGTCGCCTTCGGCAAGCTTGCCGGCAAGGTGGACGGCAAGGCGAAGAAGCTGCCCGGCGGACATCTGCTCAATGCCGGCGCTGCAATCCTGTCGCTCGTGCTGCTCATCATGTATTGCAACGGCGCGGGCGCTTGGACGCTGGTGCTGATGACACTGGCCGCTTTCTTCATCGGTTATCACCTGATCATGGGTATCGGCGGCGCCGACATGCCTGTCGTCGTTTCGATGCTGAACAGCTATTCCGGCTGGGCCGCCGCCGCCATCGGCTTCACGCTCGGCAACGATCTGCTGATCGTGACAGGCGCGCTGGTCGGCTCCTCGGGTGCGATCCTCTCCTACATCATGTGCAAGGCCATGAACCGCTCCTTCATCTCGGTCATCCTCGGCGGCTTCGGCGGCACGACGGGTCCGGCGATGGAAATCGAGGGCGAGCAAGTGGCGATCGACGCAGAAGGCGTTGCCGCAGCGCTGAATGACGCCGACAGCGTCATCATCGTTCCCGGCTACGGCATGGCGGTGGCGCAGGCGCAGGCGGCGGTCTCCGAACTGACCCGCAAGCTGCGCGCCGACGGCAAGACCGTGCGCTTCGCCATCCACCCGGTGGCAGGCCGTCTTCCCGGCCACATGAACGTGCTGCTGGCTGAAGCCAAGGTGCCCTACGACATCGTGCTGGAAATGGACGAGATCAACGACGACTTCCCCAATACCGACGTCGTCATCGTCATCGGCTCCAACGATATCGTCAATCCGGCGGCCCAGGACGATCCGAACTCGCCGATTGCCGGCATGCCGGTTCTGGAAGTGTGGAAGTCCAAACTGGTCATCGTCTCCAAGCGTGGCCAGGGCACGGGTTATTCCGGTATCGAGAACCCGCTGTTCTACAAGGACAATACCCGCATGTTCTACGGCGACGCCAAGAAGTCGATCAACGACCTTCTGCCGCTGATCAAGTAA
- the rutD gene encoding pyrimidine utilization protein D: protein MMHFEVHGRTDPEAPTILLSSGLGGSGSYWAPQIEALSDHFRIVTYDHRGTGRTGGEVPLEGGISAMADDVLEIASALNLEKFHFMGHALGGLIGLDIALRQPGLIDRLVLINAWSKADPHSGRCFDVRIELLEKSGVEAFVKAQPLFLYPAAWMSDHQERLARDDAHGVAHFQGKANVLRRIAALRGFDVDTRLGEIGNPVLVVGTKDDLLVPYTRSLRLVEGLPHGELCLLDFGAHAVNITEADLFNARLLQFLLPATRTF from the coding sequence ATGATGCATTTCGAGGTTCATGGCCGGACTGATCCTGAGGCACCCACAATCCTGCTGTCATCGGGACTGGGCGGATCGGGCTCGTATTGGGCACCGCAGATCGAAGCCCTTTCCGATCATTTCCGGATCGTCACTTACGACCATCGCGGAACCGGCAGGACTGGCGGCGAGGTGCCGCTGGAGGGCGGCATATCGGCGATGGCGGATGATGTGCTGGAAATCGCTTCGGCGCTTAACCTCGAGAAATTCCACTTCATGGGTCATGCGCTTGGCGGTCTGATCGGCCTCGATATCGCGCTGCGCCAGCCCGGCCTTATCGACAGGCTCGTTCTTATCAATGCCTGGAGCAAGGCGGATCCGCATTCCGGGCGCTGCTTCGATGTGCGGATCGAGCTTCTGGAGAAATCCGGTGTCGAGGCTTTCGTGAAAGCCCAACCGCTGTTTCTTTATCCGGCCGCCTGGATGTCGGACCATCAGGAGCGGCTGGCGCGGGACGATGCCCATGGCGTCGCGCATTTTCAGGGCAAGGCGAATGTGCTTCGGCGCATCGCGGCGCTGAGGGGCTTCGATGTGGATACCCGCCTCGGCGAGATCGGCAATCCGGTTCTGGTGGTGGGCACGAAAGACGATCTTCTGGTGCCCTACACCCGCTCCCTGCGTCTCGTTGAGGGTTTGCCGCATGGCGAACTCTGCCTTCTCGATTTCGGGGCGCATGCGGTCAATATTACCGAAGCTGACCTTTTCAACGCTCGGCTTTTGCAGTTTCTGCTACCGGCAACACGAACATTCTGA